A genomic window from Streptomyces broussonetiae includes:
- a CDS encoding ROK family protein, whose product MTGRPGRAVRSGGQAGAGDLLELVRSGRAVTRGALQQVTGLSRATVGQRLDRLFRAGWLREGAGGPVGSPLGGRPSITLEFDGSHAVVLAADLDTRHARAAVLSLTGEILAEHSGTLVVEDGPEAVLGELGRWFAELLEKAGRPAEVCGIGLAVPGPVDSETGRVVQPPIMPGWDGYDITGRLSRACTEHTGAPPVPVLVDNDANLMAYGEQRAGHPDCGAFVLVKVSTGIGAGVVVDGSIYRGIDGGAGDIGHIRVGADALCRCGSYGCLAAVASGGAVARRLAESGVPAASGSDVRDLLAAGHPQAAALAREAGRLVGDVLATVVTLLNPGVLMIAGDLAGTPFLTGVRELLYQRALPRSTAHLDVVTSRLGERAALIGAGALVVEHLYAPERAEERLLALGV is encoded by the coding sequence ATGACCGGACGTCCGGGAAGAGCTGTCAGGAGCGGCGGCCAGGCCGGCGCCGGAGACCTGCTCGAACTGGTGCGCAGCGGCCGGGCGGTGACGCGCGGTGCGCTGCAGCAGGTCACCGGGCTGTCCCGGGCCACCGTCGGCCAGCGCCTGGACCGGCTGTTCAGGGCCGGCTGGCTGCGTGAGGGCGCCGGCGGCCCGGTCGGCTCACCGCTGGGCGGCCGGCCCTCCATCACCTTGGAGTTCGACGGCTCCCACGCGGTCGTCCTCGCCGCCGACCTGGACACCCGGCACGCCCGCGCGGCGGTCCTCTCCCTGACCGGCGAGATTCTCGCCGAGCACTCGGGCACGCTGGTGGTCGAGGACGGACCGGAAGCCGTCCTCGGTGAACTCGGCCGCTGGTTCGCCGAGTTGCTGGAGAAGGCCGGGCGTCCGGCGGAGGTGTGCGGCATCGGGCTCGCGGTGCCCGGGCCGGTGGACAGCGAGACCGGCCGGGTGGTGCAGCCGCCGATCATGCCGGGCTGGGACGGCTACGACATAACAGGCCGCCTCTCCCGGGCCTGTACCGAGCACACCGGCGCCCCTCCCGTCCCGGTCCTGGTCGACAACGACGCGAACCTCATGGCGTACGGCGAACAGCGCGCCGGACACCCCGACTGCGGGGCGTTCGTACTGGTCAAGGTCTCCACGGGCATCGGCGCCGGGGTCGTGGTGGACGGCTCGATCTACCGGGGCATCGACGGAGGTGCGGGGGACATCGGGCACATCAGGGTCGGCGCGGACGCGCTGTGCCGATGCGGCTCGTACGGCTGTCTCGCCGCCGTCGCGAGCGGGGGTGCCGTGGCCCGGCGCCTCGCGGAGTCCGGGGTGCCCGCCGCCTCCGGCTCCGACGTACGGGACCTGCTGGCGGCCGGGCATCCGCAGGCGGCGGCGCTGGCCCGGGAGGCCGGGCGCCTGGTCGGGGACGTGCTGGCGACCGTGGTGACCCTGCTGAACCCCGGAGTGCTGATGATCGCGGGCGATCTGGCCGGAACACCCTTCCTCACCGGTGTGCGCGAACTGCTCTACCAGCGGGCGCTGCCCCGCTCCACGGCCCACCTGGACGTCGTCACCTCCCGGCTCGGTGAGCGGGCCGCGCTCATCGGAGCGGGTGCGCTGGTCGTGGAACACCTCTACGCGCCGGAGCGGGCCGAGGAGCGGCTGCTCGCGCTGGGGGTGTGA
- a CDS encoding MGH1-like glycoside hydrolase domain-containing protein — protein MDRTAQLTSRATQDAIAYDLPGAESASEGSLHVRAARVLEANWTGSSTVPSLNLYPHQWSWDSAFIAIGLRHVSPLRAQTELETLLAAQWADGRVPHIVFNPSVPLDAYFPSPDFWRSVTAGRAAGAPRTVQTSGIVQPPVHALAAWLVHLADPVLSRSRGFLARVYPRLAAWHRYLLHRRDLGGAGLVSVVHPWEQGMDNSPCWDAPLARIVPAPARSFRRADLDHGAPEDRPTDLDYGRYVRLATDYRDHAYADGRSEFAVEDPAFNALLIASEHALARIATELGATGTARHARAQRLTAALVERLWDPAAGLFLCRDLRGEPGLVRERGVCGLIPLLLPGLPRDITAALVRTLCGPHFGFGDRTRLVPSYDLLGEAFDPHRYWRGPAWFNTGWLLERGLRAHGELPLADALRTAVLRLADATGFAEYVDPYTGEACGATGFGWTAALALDLYHDLRDDLPHDLRRDLHQDLHRDPHQSPYQELVKGAREGVSSAATDTFDTSDKGGDRR, from the coding sequence GTGGACCGCACCGCCCAGCTCACCTCCCGTGCCACCCAGGACGCGATCGCATACGATCTCCCCGGTGCCGAGTCGGCCTCCGAGGGGTCGCTGCACGTCAGAGCGGCCCGGGTGCTCGAGGCGAACTGGACGGGCAGCTCGACGGTCCCCTCCCTAAACCTGTATCCGCACCAGTGGTCCTGGGACTCGGCGTTCATCGCCATCGGCCTGAGGCATGTCTCGCCGCTGCGGGCGCAGACCGAGCTGGAGACCCTGCTGGCCGCGCAGTGGGCCGACGGGCGTGTGCCGCACATCGTCTTCAACCCCTCCGTACCACTCGACGCCTACTTCCCGAGCCCCGACTTCTGGCGCTCCGTGACCGCCGGTCGCGCCGCGGGCGCCCCGCGCACCGTACAGACGTCGGGGATCGTGCAGCCACCGGTGCACGCGCTCGCGGCCTGGCTGGTACACCTGGCCGACCCGGTGCTCTCGCGCTCCCGCGGCTTCCTGGCCCGGGTCTACCCGCGCCTGGCCGCCTGGCACCGCTATCTGCTGCACCGCCGGGACCTGGGCGGCGCGGGTCTGGTGTCGGTGGTCCACCCCTGGGAGCAGGGCATGGACAACAGCCCCTGCTGGGACGCCCCGCTGGCCCGGATCGTCCCGGCCCCGGCCCGCTCCTTCCGCCGCGCCGACCTCGACCACGGAGCGCCCGAGGACCGGCCGACGGATCTGGACTACGGGCGCTACGTGCGGCTGGCCACCGACTACCGGGACCATGCCTACGCCGACGGCCGCAGTGAGTTCGCCGTCGAGGACCCCGCCTTCAACGCCCTGCTCATCGCCTCCGAGCATGCGCTCGCCCGGATCGCCACGGAGCTGGGCGCGACCGGCACCGCCCGCCACGCGCGCGCGCAGCGGCTGACGGCGGCGCTGGTCGAGCGACTGTGGGACCCGGCGGCCGGCCTGTTCCTGTGCCGGGACCTACGGGGTGAACCGGGGCTCGTCCGCGAGCGGGGCGTCTGCGGGCTGATCCCGCTCCTGCTTCCCGGACTGCCCCGGGACATCACCGCAGCCCTCGTCCGCACCCTGTGCGGGCCGCACTTCGGGTTCGGCGACCGCACCCGGCTGGTGCCCAGCTACGACCTCCTGGGCGAGGCCTTCGACCCGCACCGGTACTGGCGCGGGCCCGCCTGGTTCAACACGGGCTGGCTGCTGGAGCGGGGGCTGCGCGCGCACGGGGAGCTGCCCCTGGCCGACGCCCTGCGCACGGCCGTACTGCGGCTCGCCGACGCGACCGGCTTCGCGGAGTACGTCGACCCGTACACCGGCGAGGCCTGCGGCGCGACCGGCTTCGGCTGGACCGCCGCGCTCGCCCTCGACCTGTACCACGACCTCCGTGACGACCTCCCGCACGACCTGCGCCGGGACCTGCATCAGGACCTGCACCGAGACCCCCACCAAAGTCCGTACCAAGAGCTTGTCAAGGGCGCCCGCGAGGGCGTGTCCAGTGCGGCCACCGACACGTTCGACACGAGTGACAAAGGAGGAGACCGGCGATGA
- a CDS encoding amylo-alpha-1,6-glucosidase produces MTDRHHLLVHGATFAAVGDRGDISGVRGSGPPDGLFVRDARHLSRWQLTLDGAMPEVLSPVADGDAARCVLVPRGGRQEPPAHTVFRHQAVGDSSFVESLRVTSNRPVPTTVRLAVTADADFTDQFELRSDHRTYVKPGALRSREVTGDGIEFTYRRAEWRSCTAITADPAPDAVEETGTGARRLVWTLDLPAHGTTELVLRVIARPHGEKRAVRVPRDPAAVQEQQLAEEGQFMEGVAFPTGWPELAEACARGLADLALLQVPATGPDGEELRVPAAGAPWYLTLLGRDALLTSLFALPYRPRPAAATLLALAAAQATGSGPSPVAQPGKIVHEVRHGELAHFGQVPFGRYYGSVDATPLFLILLGAYVERTEDADLARRLEPHARAAVGWMLDHGGLTSRGYLVYRADEGGLANQNWKDSPGAICCADGTRPSGAVMAAGAQGYAYDALRRTAWVARTVWADETYAALLEQAAADLRDRFQRDFWMPEHSFPALALDGEGRQVDALASDAGHLLWSGLLDKEYGEEVGRRLLAPDFFSGWGVRTVAAGQAAYHPLSYHRGSVWPHDNALITLGLARYGLHDEARTVAHALVDAAAVAGYRLPEVLAGYGRDTHPEPVPYPHACAREARSAAAPLALLTAVGGA; encoded by the coding sequence ATGACGGACCGGCATCATCTGCTCGTGCACGGGGCGACGTTCGCCGCCGTGGGCGATCGGGGCGACATCAGCGGAGTGCGGGGCAGCGGCCCCCCGGACGGGCTGTTCGTCCGGGACGCCCGGCACCTCAGCCGCTGGCAGCTCACCCTCGACGGCGCCATGCCCGAGGTGCTCAGCCCGGTCGCCGACGGTGACGCGGCCCGCTGCGTACTCGTCCCGCGCGGCGGCCGGCAGGAACCCCCGGCCCACACCGTCTTCCGTCACCAGGCCGTCGGCGACAGCTCGTTCGTGGAGTCGCTGCGGGTGACCAGCAACCGTCCGGTGCCGACCACGGTCCGGCTCGCCGTCACCGCCGACGCCGACTTCACCGACCAGTTCGAACTCCGCTCCGACCACCGCACCTACGTCAAGCCGGGCGCCCTGCGCTCGCGCGAAGTCACGGGCGACGGCATCGAGTTCACCTACCGGCGCGCCGAATGGCGGTCCTGTACAGCGATCACGGCCGACCCGGCGCCCGACGCCGTGGAGGAGACCGGCACCGGCGCCCGCCGCCTGGTGTGGACCCTCGACCTCCCGGCGCACGGCACGACCGAGCTGGTGCTGCGCGTGATCGCCCGCCCGCACGGCGAGAAGCGGGCCGTGCGGGTGCCGCGCGACCCCGCCGCCGTGCAGGAGCAACAGCTCGCCGAGGAAGGGCAGTTCATGGAAGGCGTGGCCTTCCCGACCGGCTGGCCCGAGCTGGCGGAGGCCTGCGCGCGCGGCCTCGCCGACCTGGCCCTGCTCCAGGTGCCGGCCACCGGACCGGACGGCGAGGAGCTGCGCGTCCCGGCCGCCGGCGCCCCCTGGTATCTCACCCTGCTCGGCCGGGACGCCCTGCTCACCTCCCTGTTCGCGCTGCCGTACCGCCCGCGGCCCGCCGCGGCCACACTCCTCGCCCTGGCCGCGGCCCAGGCGACCGGCTCGGGCCCGTCCCCGGTCGCCCAGCCCGGCAAGATCGTGCACGAGGTCCGGCACGGCGAGCTGGCCCACTTCGGGCAGGTGCCGTTCGGGCGGTACTACGGCTCGGTCGACGCGACCCCGCTGTTCCTGATCCTGCTCGGCGCGTACGTCGAGCGGACCGAGGACGCGGACCTGGCCCGCCGGCTGGAGCCGCACGCCCGGGCCGCCGTCGGCTGGATGCTGGACCACGGCGGGCTGACCTCGCGCGGCTATCTCGTCTACCGCGCCGACGAGGGCGGTCTCGCCAACCAGAACTGGAAGGACTCGCCCGGCGCGATCTGCTGTGCCGACGGCACCCGGCCCAGCGGCGCGGTGATGGCGGCGGGCGCGCAGGGGTACGCGTACGACGCGCTGCGCCGCACGGCGTGGGTGGCGCGCACGGTGTGGGCCGACGAGACGTACGCGGCGCTGCTCGAGCAGGCGGCGGCCGACCTCAGGGACCGTTTCCAGCGGGACTTCTGGATGCCGGAGCACTCCTTCCCCGCCCTCGCCCTGGACGGGGAGGGCCGGCAGGTCGACGCCCTCGCCTCCGACGCCGGACATCTGCTGTGGTCGGGGCTGCTGGACAAGGAGTACGGCGAGGAGGTGGGCCGACGGCTGCTCGCGCCGGACTTCTTCTCCGGCTGGGGTGTGCGCACGGTGGCCGCCGGGCAGGCCGCGTATCACCCGCTGTCGTATCACCGGGGCTCCGTCTGGCCCCACGACAACGCGCTGATCACGCTGGGGCTGGCGCGCTACGGGCTGCACGACGAGGCCCGGACCGTCGCGCATGCGCTGGTGGACGCGGCGGCGGTGGCGGGGTACCGGCTGCCGGAGGTCCTCGCGGGGTACGGGAGGGACACACATCCGGAGCCCGTGCCGTATCCGCATGCCTGCGCGCGGGAGGCCCGGTCGGCCGCGGCACCGCTGGCTCTGCTCACGGCCGTGGGCGGGGCCTAG
- a CDS encoding sulfatase-like hydrolase/transferase has translation MSTRQEPGTAGETEAPENIPDETPAPAPRFRPRSFPRPWAVAATWTRRWRAAHPTAVQVLSGTLTVLAAALVVVALVMPNSMVRLGPSTFLRIPAEAVIGAAVMIALPRRPRIVLAALCGVALAAMTVLNLLDMGFNQYLGRGFNVVLDWSLFADAESYLEDSVGRTQTLALVAGVITVVLLLFVLLALSMVRLSNLLARHTALATRGTLVAGVVWITCSSLGLQLSGVPLAADTTAAALKDQAHRISNTLKDEAEFQKVARVDAFGNTPGSQLVPDLRGKDVVFTFIESYGRSAVEDPIMAPGVDATLDARTKALAKAGFHAKSGWLTSATYGGSSWLGHSTTMSGLWISNQQRYRTVMASDHLSLTDAFKKTGAFDTVGVMPGVQKAWPEQKWYGLDKVYNAFQLGYQGPKFSWSTMPDQYTLQQFQDRVHSKKPTDGKSRMSFLILTSSHTPWAPIPKMVPWNQLGDGSVFNGIEKAGHPSSYTLTDDTHSRAEYGKSVQYTVTALTEWLERYGNDNTVLVFLGDHQPNAHVSGNHASRDVPISVVAKDPKVLDRIANWNWTEGLRPAHNAPVWQMSAFRDRFLAAFGSTPHPKKN, from the coding sequence ATGAGTACGCGCCAGGAACCGGGTACGGCCGGGGAGACCGAGGCGCCGGAGAACATCCCCGATGAAACTCCCGCACCCGCTCCCCGGTTCCGGCCCAGGTCCTTCCCCCGTCCCTGGGCGGTGGCGGCCACGTGGACACGGCGATGGCGCGCCGCGCATCCGACTGCCGTCCAGGTGCTGTCCGGCACGCTCACCGTGCTGGCCGCGGCCCTGGTCGTCGTCGCGCTCGTGATGCCCAACTCCATGGTCCGGCTGGGTCCTTCGACGTTCCTGCGGATCCCGGCGGAGGCGGTGATCGGGGCGGCGGTGATGATCGCGCTGCCGCGCCGGCCGCGGATCGTGCTGGCCGCCCTGTGCGGTGTCGCGCTGGCGGCGATGACCGTGCTGAACCTGCTGGACATGGGGTTCAACCAGTATCTCGGCCGCGGCTTCAACGTCGTGCTCGACTGGAGCCTGTTCGCCGACGCGGAGTCGTATCTGGAGGACTCCGTCGGCCGTACGCAGACCCTGGCCCTCGTGGCCGGTGTGATCACGGTCGTGCTGCTGCTGTTCGTGCTGCTGGCGCTGTCCATGGTCCGGCTGAGCAATCTGCTCGCCCGGCACACCGCCCTCGCGACCCGGGGCACACTGGTCGCCGGGGTCGTGTGGATCACCTGCTCCTCGCTCGGACTGCAGCTGTCCGGTGTGCCGCTGGCCGCCGACACCACCGCCGCCGCGCTCAAGGACCAGGCCCACCGGATCTCGAACACGCTCAAGGACGAGGCCGAGTTCCAGAAGGTGGCCAGGGTCGACGCCTTCGGGAACACACCGGGCAGCCAGCTGGTCCCGGATCTGCGGGGCAAGGACGTGGTCTTCACGTTCATCGAGAGCTACGGCCGCAGTGCCGTCGAGGACCCGATCATGGCCCCCGGCGTCGACGCGACCCTCGACGCCCGCACCAAGGCGCTGGCCAAGGCTGGCTTCCACGCCAAGAGCGGCTGGCTGACCTCGGCGACCTACGGCGGCAGCAGCTGGCTCGGCCACTCCACCACCATGTCGGGCCTGTGGATCAGCAACCAGCAGCGCTACCGCACGGTCATGGCGAGCGACCACCTCAGCCTGACCGACGCGTTCAAGAAGACCGGTGCCTTCGACACGGTCGGCGTGATGCCGGGTGTGCAGAAGGCGTGGCCGGAGCAGAAGTGGTACGGCCTGGACAAGGTCTACAACGCCTTCCAACTCGGCTACCAGGGGCCCAAGTTCAGCTGGTCGACCATGCCGGACCAGTACACCCTCCAGCAGTTCCAGGACCGGGTGCACAGCAAGAAGCCGACGGACGGCAAGTCACGGATGTCGTTCCTCATCCTCACCTCCAGCCACACGCCCTGGGCACCGATCCCCAAGATGGTCCCCTGGAACCAGCTGGGCGACGGCTCGGTCTTCAACGGCATCGAGAAGGCGGGCCACCCGTCGTCGTACACCCTCACCGACGACACCCACTCCAGGGCGGAGTACGGCAAGTCCGTCCAGTACACGGTGACGGCGCTGACCGAGTGGCTGGAGCGCTACGGCAACGACAACACGGTGCTGGTCTTCCTCGGCGACCACCAGCCGAACGCCCACGTCAGCGGCAACCACGCCAGCCGTGACGTGCCGATCTCGGTCGTCGCCAAGGACCCCAAGGTCCTGGACAGGATCGCGAACTGGAACTGGACCGAGGGCCTGCGCCCCGCCCACAACGCACCCGTGTGGCAGATGAGCGCCTTCCGGGACCGCTTCCTGGCGGCGTTCGGCTCGACGCCGCACCCCAAGAAGAACTGA
- the dusB gene encoding tRNA dihydrouridine synthase DusB, with the protein MSHPLSIGPHLVAPPVVLAPMAGITNAPFRTLCREFSGGKGLFVSEMITTRALVERNEKTMQLIRFDASEQPRSIQLYGVDPATVGKAVRMIAEEGLADHIDLNFGCPVPKVTRKGGGSALPYKRNLLRAILREAVSGAGDLPVTMKMRKGIDDDHITFLDAGRIAVEEGVTAIALHGRTAAQHYGGTADWEAIARLKEHVPEIPVLGNGDIWSAEDALRMVRETGCDGVVVGRGCLGRPWLFADLVAAFEGRTQDIARPSLREVADVMVRHAGLLGEWLGDESKGVVDFRKHVAWYLKGFAVGSELRRRLAITSSLAELRAGLDELDLDQPWPAGADGPRGRTSGNNRVVLPDGWLKDPYDCAGISEDAELDTSGG; encoded by the coding sequence ATGTCCCACCCGCTCTCCATCGGCCCGCACCTCGTGGCCCCGCCCGTCGTGCTCGCACCCATGGCGGGGATCACCAACGCGCCCTTCCGCACCCTGTGCCGGGAGTTCAGCGGGGGCAAGGGGCTGTTCGTCAGCGAGATGATCACGACCCGGGCTCTGGTCGAGCGCAACGAGAAGACCATGCAGCTGATCAGGTTCGACGCGAGTGAGCAGCCGCGTTCGATCCAGCTGTACGGCGTCGACCCGGCGACCGTCGGCAAGGCCGTCCGCATGATCGCGGAGGAGGGCCTGGCCGACCACATCGACCTGAACTTCGGCTGCCCGGTCCCCAAGGTCACCAGGAAGGGCGGCGGCTCGGCCCTGCCCTACAAGCGGAACCTGCTGCGCGCGATCCTGCGCGAGGCGGTCAGCGGCGCCGGTGACCTGCCGGTGACGATGAAGATGCGCAAGGGCATCGACGACGATCACATCACCTTCCTCGACGCCGGACGCATCGCCGTCGAGGAGGGTGTGACGGCGATCGCCCTGCACGGCCGTACGGCCGCCCAGCACTACGGCGGCACCGCCGACTGGGAGGCCATCGCCCGCCTCAAGGAGCACGTGCCGGAGATCCCCGTGCTCGGCAACGGCGACATCTGGTCGGCCGAGGACGCGCTGCGGATGGTCCGGGAGACCGGCTGCGACGGAGTCGTGGTCGGACGCGGCTGCCTGGGGCGGCCGTGGCTGTTCGCGGACCTGGTCGCGGCCTTCGAAGGGCGTACGCAGGACATCGCCCGTCCCTCGCTCCGCGAGGTGGCCGACGTCATGGTCCGGCACGCCGGGCTCCTCGGCGAGTGGCTCGGCGACGAGTCCAAGGGCGTGGTCGACTTCCGCAAGCACGTCGCCTGGTACCTCAAGGGCTTCGCGGTCGGCTCCGAACTGCGCAGGCGCCTCGCGATCACCTCCTCGCTGGCCGAACTCCGCGCCGGACTGGACGAGCTGGACCTCGACCAGCCCTGGCCGGCCGGCGCGGACGGCCCCCGCGGCCGTACGTCCGGCAACAACCGTGTGGTGCTGCCGGACGGCTGGCTGAAGGACCCCTACGACTGCGCGGGGATCAGCGAGGACGCGGAGCTGGACACCTCCGGCGGCTGA
- a CDS encoding helix-turn-helix transcriptional regulator, translating into MTIAAPEHLGERGRGRPAEQHVRRRELAAFLRSRRERVTPEQVGLPRGPRRRTPGLRREEVAQLSAVGVTWYTWIEQARATHVSAQVLDAVARALLMDPAERAHLFALAGTTDPRTEAECTLAPKSAIKVVERLAPYPATLQNARYDILAANRPFAQVFGDPAELAAADRNCLWLLTTSERWKRDFLDRDEMLRDLIAKYRAGMAEHVAEPVWKQQLDRLLRASGEFRALWERHEVAPMSPHVKRYRHPVVGLIRLEHRTMWLAPQTPAYRVVVYVPADEDSEERLERLAQATDGRAAE; encoded by the coding sequence ATGACCATCGCAGCGCCGGAGCATCTCGGGGAGCGGGGCCGGGGGCGGCCGGCGGAGCAGCACGTACGGCGCCGGGAACTGGCCGCCTTCCTGCGCAGCCGGCGCGAGCGCGTCACCCCGGAACAGGTCGGCCTGCCGCGCGGCCCGCGCCGGCGCACCCCCGGCCTGCGCCGGGAGGAGGTCGCCCAGCTCTCCGCGGTCGGGGTGACCTGGTACACCTGGATCGAGCAGGCCCGCGCCACCCATGTCTCCGCCCAGGTGCTGGACGCGGTCGCCCGCGCGCTGCTGATGGACCCCGCCGAGCGCGCCCACCTCTTCGCCCTCGCCGGCACCACCGACCCGCGCACCGAGGCCGAGTGCACGCTCGCCCCCAAGTCGGCGATCAAGGTCGTCGAGCGACTCGCGCCCTACCCCGCCACGCTCCAGAACGCCCGCTACGACATCCTCGCCGCCAACCGCCCCTTCGCCCAGGTCTTCGGCGACCCCGCCGAGCTGGCTGCGGCCGACCGGAACTGTCTGTGGCTGCTGACCACCAGCGAGCGCTGGAAGCGGGACTTCCTCGACCGCGACGAGATGCTGCGCGACCTGATCGCGAAATACCGGGCGGGCATGGCCGAGCATGTGGCCGAGCCGGTGTGGAAGCAGCAGCTGGACCGGCTGCTGCGGGCTTCCGGGGAGTTCCGCGCGCTGTGGGAGCGGCACGAGGTCGCGCCGATGTCCCCGCACGTCAAGCGCTACCGGCACCCGGTGGTCGGGCTGATCCGGCTCGAGCACCGCACCATGTGGCTGGCCCCGCAGACACCGGCCTACCGCGTGGTCGTGTACGTCCCCGCGGACGAGGACAGCGAGGAGCGGCTGGAGCGGCTGGCACAGGCGACGGACGGGCGAGCCGCGGAGTGA
- a CDS encoding MFS transporter, with translation MSTAWYPAGRGRTVVVVTTTTSRARTTAPPRTLTPLGLFTLLLGCALPMIDFFIVNVALPTIEHDLHASAATLEMVVAGYAVAYAVLLVLGGRLGDGFGRRRLFLWGVAGFGLTSLACGLAPTAWWLVAARVAQGAASAALLPQVLATLHATTSGERRARAVALYGSVGGVSVVLGQVLGGVLVAADPAGTGWRAVFLVNVPVAVAALVCALRAVPDSRAERPAHTDLAGTVLLAATLTALLLPLTEGRAAGWPLWSVLLLCAAPLSALAFHGVERRAERDGTSPLLPPSLLVSPEVRRGLLLGLPVFVGFAGWMFVSAVALQQGLGYGPLRAGLTLVPMGVAQFAASMLAPRAVRRTGGRAVALAAAVHLAGLATVVTTVLLGPWPHLSPLLLSPGLVLCGIGQGLQLPLYYRILLAAIPARLAGAGSGLAATLQQSCLAVGVATLGSLFLSLTAALGMRQALAVVLAVQAAGLLGLGWLGLRLPRVLG, from the coding sequence ATGAGCACCGCCTGGTACCCCGCTGGGCGCGGGCGCACAGTCGTGGTCGTGACCACGACGACCTCTCGCGCCCGGACCACGGCCCCGCCCCGCACCCTCACGCCCCTCGGCCTGTTCACCCTGCTGCTCGGCTGCGCGCTGCCGATGATCGACTTCTTCATCGTCAACGTCGCCCTGCCGACGATCGAGCACGATCTGCACGCTTCCGCGGCCACACTGGAGATGGTGGTGGCCGGGTACGCGGTGGCGTACGCGGTACTGCTGGTCCTCGGCGGCCGGCTCGGGGACGGCTTCGGCCGGCGGCGGCTGTTCCTGTGGGGGGTGGCCGGCTTCGGGCTGACCTCGCTGGCCTGCGGTCTCGCGCCGACGGCGTGGTGGCTGGTGGCGGCGCGGGTGGCGCAGGGCGCCGCGTCGGCGGCCCTGCTGCCGCAGGTACTGGCCACGCTGCACGCGACGACGTCGGGCGAACGGCGGGCGCGCGCGGTCGCCCTGTACGGCTCGGTCGGCGGGGTGTCCGTCGTCCTCGGGCAGGTGCTGGGCGGGGTGCTGGTGGCGGCCGATCCGGCGGGCACCGGCTGGCGTGCGGTGTTCCTCGTGAACGTACCGGTGGCCGTCGCCGCGCTGGTCTGTGCGCTGCGGGCGGTGCCGGACAGCCGGGCGGAGCGCCCGGCGCACACGGACCTCGCCGGCACGGTGCTGCTGGCGGCGACGCTGACCGCGCTGCTGCTGCCGCTGACCGAGGGCCGGGCGGCGGGCTGGCCGCTGTGGTCGGTGCTGCTGCTGTGCGCGGCGCCGCTGTCCGCGCTCGCGTTCCACGGTGTGGAGCGCCGCGCCGAGCGGGACGGCACGAGCCCGCTGCTGCCGCCGTCCCTCCTTGTCTCGCCCGAGGTGCGCCGGGGTCTGCTGCTGGGGCTGCCGGTGTTCGTCGGCTTCGCGGGCTGGATGTTCGTGAGCGCGGTGGCGCTGCAACAGGGCCTGGGATACGGGCCGTTGCGGGCGGGGCTGACACTCGTGCCGATGGGGGTGGCACAGTTCGCCGCGTCGATGCTGGCCCCGCGTGCCGTACGGCGGACGGGCGGACGGGCGGTGGCGCTTGCGGCGGCGGTGCACCTCGCGGGCCTGGCGACGGTGGTGACGACGGTGCTGCTGGGCCCCTGGCCGCACCTGAGCCCGCTCCTGCTCTCCCCCGGCCTGGTCCTGTGCGGAATCGGCCAGGGCCTTCAGCTTCCCCTCTATTACCGGATCCTGCTGGCCGCGATCCCGGCGCGGCTGGCGGGCGCGGGCAGCGGGCTGGCGGCCACGCTCCAGCAGTCGTGCCTGGCCGTGGGGGTGGCGACGCTCGGCTCGCTGTTCCTGTCACTCACCGCCGCGCTCGGGATGCGGCAGGCGCTGGCGGTCGTGCTGGCGGTGCAGGCGGCGGGGCTGCTGGGGCTGGGGTGGCTCGGCCTCAGGCTGCCGCGAGTGCTGGGATGA